The following coding sequences are from one Lolium rigidum isolate FL_2022 chromosome 6, APGP_CSIRO_Lrig_0.1, whole genome shotgun sequence window:
- the LOC124664599 gene encoding uncharacterized protein LOC124664599, with product MASTIHKTASTHRSAVVRGTHEFHIVGCSGRKRFASAVNSSSIKSGSFLAGGHTWALACTFDDQGSLASITLELLGTARDVVFTASIRIEDPLGEWPTAVWQSDAIRIQETRTWQLSVPDAYHGHGTRYVRDDRLTIECTIAVLEEYSPKAAVETRNYFVSVVPPPTIAQDLHKLLLVNESKSGSGSSHYEERRRHCMQPDVTFVVEETEIQAHKLVLAMRSPVFAAEFRWHTNGTLLSIDDMSASTFRAMLRFIYTEELPIKASNDTSHSVSKEKYASRRRQAMARDLLVASDRYDLERLRIMCQNILLESIDASTVMETLLLVRGRCTCCQLEDSCIEYIASDPEVYAVVRATEEYQELKKSCSPLIIEIMERVATHNGVRKSCSDSIRHWLPTKSWSTYNAAEEVHGVHEFRIPNFCAVQRSLGVGQAVSSGIFQVACYDWKMLVYPSGEKAEDQGNISVYLMLLSNPPANGVKVTDKIMFHNPRGNFSFTEDGSSIYTEVANCWGYGKLITLESAKSQYLAHDGSLTIYYGFAVTKQPYTSSSTLTTRAMIDVPSSSIALYLGQLLVGEQGSDVRFLVAGSEICAHSLVIAARSPILYEAVAAAVDGHIIRIDGMKDTVFKAVIHFVYTDELPALGSTVVDEDMLAAASRFGLERMKIICENSLAEHISKDNAFDTFNLARRHGCSKLEDYCMDFILSVPSLAKELIKTIPLPSPQVDADFFMEAFDGLNLGEMVMD from the exons ATGGCGTCCACGATACACAAGACGGCGTCGACGCACAGGTCTGCGGTGGTCCGTGGCACGCACGAGTTCCACATCGTCGGCTGCAGCGGCCGCAAGCGTTTCGCCAGCGCCGTGAACTCCTCCTCCATCAAGTCCGGTTCCTTCCTCGCCGGCGGACACACCTGGGCCCTGGCCTGCACCTTCGACGATCAAGGCAGCCTCGCATCAATCACCCTCGAGCTTCTCGGCACGGCCAGGGACGTCGTCTTCACCGCCAGCATCCGGATCGAGGACCCCCTTGGCGAGTGGCCGACCGCCGTGTGGCAAAGCGACGCCATCAGAATTCAGGAGACTAGGACCTGGCAGCTGTCCGTTCCAGACGCTTACCATGGCCATGGGACCCGCTACGTCAGAGACGACCGCCTCACCATCGAATGCACCATCGCCGTCCTCGAGGAGTACTCCCCCAAAGCTGCTGTGGAGACTAGGAACTACTTTGTCTCGGTGGTGCCACCACCGACCATTGCTCAGGATCTCCACAAACTTCTACTAGTTAATGAGTCAAAGTCGGGGTCAGGATCATCACACTACGAGGAGAGGAGACGACATTGTATGCAGCCGGATGTAACATTCGTCGTTGAGGAGACCGAGATCCAGGCGCACAAGCTGGTTCTTGCCATGCGATCACCAGTCTTCGCCGCTGAGTTCCGCTGGCACACGAACGGCACGCTCCTGAGCATCGACGACATGAGTGCGTCCACATTCAGGGCCATGCTCCGCTTTATCTACACTGAAGAGCTGCCCATTAAAGCAAGCAACGACACAAGCCATAGTGTCTCCAAAGAGAAATATGCGTCGAGGCGCCGCCAGGCCATGGCACGCGACCTGCTCGTGGCCTCTGATCGTTATGACCTCGAGAGGCTGAGGATCATGTGCCAGAACATATTATTAGAGAGCATCGACGCCTCGACAGTTATGGAGACGTTGTTACTAGTGCGTGGCCGTTGCACCTGTTGTCAGCTCGAGGATTCCTGTATCGAGTACATAGCCTCTGACCCTGAGGTGTATGCTGTTGTGAGGgcgaccgaggagtaccaggagcttAAGAAGAGCTGCAGTCCTTTGATAATCGAGATCATGGAAAGAGTAGCCACACATAACGGGGTCCGAAAATCTTGCTCTGATAGCATTAGACATTGGCTGCCAACCAAGAGTTGGTCAACCTATAACGCGGCAGAGGAGGTGCACGGCGTGCACGAGTTCAGGATCCCTAACTTTTGCGCCGTTCAAAGGAGCCTTGGTGTTGGCCAAGCAGTTAGTTCAGGCATTTTCCAGGTCGCCTGTTACGACTGGAAAATGTTGGTGTACCCTTCAGGAGAGAAAGCAGAGGACCAAGGGAACATCTCTGTGTATCTCATGCTGTTGAGTAATCCACCTGCCAATGGTGTCAAGGTGACTGATAAAATCATGTTCCACAACCCAAGAGGAAATTTTTCTTTCACTGAAGATGGGAGTAGCATATATACCGAAGTGGCTAATTGCTGGGGATACGGAAAGTTGATTACCTTGGAATCTGCCAAATCACAATACCTAGCGCACGATGGTTCCTTAACCATATACTATGGTTTTGCGGTCACCAAGCAGCCCTACACTAGTTCGAGCACCCTGACCACCAGGGCCATGATCGATGTGCCATCGTCAAGCATTGCCTTGTACCTCGGCCAGCTATTGGTGGGCGAACAGGGGTCGGACGTGAGGTTTCTTGTCGCGGGTAGCGAGATTTGCGCGCATAGCCTTGTGATTGCAGCCCGATCGCCGATCCTATATGAGGCGGTGGCAGCCGCAGTCGATGGACATATAATAAGGATTGACGGCATGAAGGACACAGTCTTCAAGGCCGTGATCCACTTCGTCTACACCGATGAACTGCCCGCTCTTGGTAGCACGGTGGTTGACGAAGACATGCTCGCCGCAGCATCCCGGTTTGGCCTCGAGAGGATGAAGATCATTTGTGAAAACTCCCTAGCCGAGCACATCTCCAAGGACAACGCGTTCGACACATTCAATTTGGCGCGCCGTCACGGTTGTTCGAAACTCGAGGATTACTGCATGGATTTCATCCTCTCGGTTCCATCCTTGGCCAAGGAATTGATTAAAACG ATTCCTCTGCCGTCTCCACAGGTGGATGCAG